aactggatgcacttcgtgtacaaaatagacagtctcttttgaagtatcagggtttcggacaaaaactcatctgttacaaagggatttcattccTGGGGCACTCACCCTCAACATCTCCAGGggcatctcgtctgatcttataccgcaatgcactgcatattaggcatgcgttcaaatcctcatatGCACCatggaagaggatgcagtcattagggcatgcatgtatcttttgcacctccaatcctagagggcatagaaccttATTTGctccgtacgtactgtcgggcaattagttatcctttggaagcttcttcttcaatattttcaatagcttctcaaatccgttatcagatacaccattgtctgccttccattgcagcaattccagtgtggtaccaagctttgtgttgccatcttcgcaacttgggtacaacccttttttgtgatcctctaacatgcgatcaaacttcaacttctccctttcactttggcattgtctcgttgcatcaacaatgacccgacgaagatcatcatcgggcacatcgtctggtttctcttgatcttcagcttcccccgttgcagcatcaccgtattcaggggacggatagttgtcatcatcctctttttcttcgtcgtcttccaccataaccctctttcttcgtgcttggtccaaacattatagtgtggcatgaaacccttctcaagcaggtggatgtgaagggtttttgagtcagagtaagacttcatattcccacagatagggcatggacaacacataaaaccattctgcttgtttgcctcagccacttcgagaaaattatgcacgcccttaatgtactcggaggtgtgtctgtcaccgtacatccattgcggGTTCATCtccgtgcattatatataattcagtgtgtcaaaaaccattacagaacatcacgaatagagaagtgaccaaattaatagaagttgactatcacattaaaatcaaagtacagtagtgatcaaatattattaatgaaaaaataaatacataaagttcatacatagttctcattgaacaacatatagctctctatagcatctaattaaaccatacattgaaactatgtaaaccaTTTCAATGCAACAGCAAatacgatcataatcgcaactaaggtaataactgatccaacggcataatgataccaagccttagtatgaatggcatattttctaatctttctaatcttcaagcgcattgcatacatcttgatcttgtgatcatcgacgacacccgcaacatgcaacttcaatttcatcttctcctcaattcttttcaattttttcttcaaataattgttttcttttttaactaaatttaacctctcgacaagagggtcggatggaatttccggttcacatacctcctagataaaaacatctatatcacgttggtcggcataattgtcataaatgtcataaacactaaatgaaacaaatagttataaaagataatataccacatccgaatcatagacaagacgagggccgacggggatgaacaccaaaaccatcacactatataataacaaacaataataaaagtaagaaaattatacaagtatctatctaaatcatacaagtaagattttttttcttttagaaagaagataagtacaagaggctcaccacggtggtgccggtgacgagatcggtgcgggcgatcgacggcggtgaggacggggacgggataGGACGAACCGCCAAACCTATACAactcttgaggaaaatggagtttggacaaggagcttggagaggagaaagcttaagtgtggctcgagcatttcatcgaacacctcatgtgcataggaggtgagctagagcaacacacttctcccacggccggccaaaaaaacagagcagtggatcCGGATCTGTTCGCGGGCAGTGGCGGGctgtcccggttctagccaccaaccgggactgaaggtgctgggccaggagcgaggcccattggtcccggttcgtgtctgaaaccgggaccaaaagtgtcagacaaatcgggaccaatggccccaaaggcccggccggcgccctggcatcacgaaccgggactaatgccccctttggtcccggttcatgagtgaACCGGATTAATGCCCTTACACAGGcctcaaccaaagccctgttttctactagtgtcctagAAGAGAAAAAAATACATTCACGGGTGGTCAGGTATGTCATGCATTCAACCGAATTAACCAAGCGAAAATGATGAATTCAGCAGATGAGAACTGCATTTGTTTTCCTTCCCTTGATCTTCACAGGCTCACAGCAAGAGCAGTGACACAGACACATACTGATATACCTTCACAGCCCAGTTAACCGGCCTAGTATACTACATTTCCCCCCGGCCCATAACTTCATGGTCGatggtgtgcatgcatgcatgcatatgtgCATGTGTAGTTCATGCACGCAATAAATTCTGGAGCTAGACCGCCTCGCTCCACCCAGCGCGCGCGTACAGTACTCGTCTCCCCAAGAATTTATGCGTCCAAAGTAGTAACGTACGTGCTCCCGCCTCCTGTATCCAAAGTTTAATTACCAACTGATTTGGCGtcgagaagacgaagaagaaaaggaaaagcatCATCTCATCCTAACGGAGGTAAAACAATGATCGATCGATGGTCGGATACCTACAAATCTGAgcacgtacacgtacgtatagACACGATCTGTACCGCCGCATCGCTCTCCCGTCTCCCCCGCTACAGTCGAGTTTCTCTCTCTAAAACTCACAGGGCCGGCCGGGGTAGAGAGGAGTGAGAGAGGCATGCTGCGCAATAACTCCACGCCATGGCCGCAATGAATGCCATTGCACCCTCCTCTCGCTAGCTACTCTCCGCAATAACTCCGCCCATTCAATACGCgcaccctcccctcccctccgtCTCCATCcatcctcctctcttcccctccctTCCCCGGCCTTCCTCGCTTCCCCTTCCTCCCCGATCCACTCGTCTGCCGCACCGCCTTCCGCCGACCAGAGCTTCCTCGGCCTGCTCGCTCGCTCGCGGTGGTGAATCGACCGACGAAGCGCGTAGCTAGCTGCTGATTTACTCCgtgcgtggcggcggcggaggtaTCACATAGATCTGAGCTCGGGAATCGCTCGACGGATCGACAAAGTGCGTAGCCAGCTAGCTTCGATCCGCGCGCTGCTGCATGCGAGTCGCACGAGCCGTTGCATGGTGCGGGTGGGTTCCTGCCTAGGGTTTCCGCGTCGCTGAATAAGGAGATCAGAAGTGGCATGCCCGGAGGGATGATGATCCCAGGACGCAACATGATTGGCCGGAGCAACGGCGCCGGCGTCGcctacgcctcctcctcctcctccgcactCTCCCTCGGCCAGGTTACTTACTTAATCTTCTGCACCTCTCTCTCTATATAAATTCTTTCCATTTCAGATAATGGAAGAGTTTTATTATTCCCTTTCTTTGTTGCCGCACAGCATCGAGGTTTTGCATCAAACAGGAAACAAATTGAGCATGGCCCGGCCGGACAGCCTCTCCGCATTGCTCTTGTTTCATGCACAATCAAATCTGTACTTAACCAGTTCATCGCACTTGCTAGTAGTAGTATTTTCGAAGGGTACAAAATAGCTTAATCAATTCATTCAGAGTACATACATGCATATTACTACATGTATGTGTTCATCAAGTGTTGACGGGGGAGTACTGCTTCTGCTCTTCAAAAAAGAAGGCATGTGCAACATTTAAGTTCCTCGCTGCGGAGTTAAATACCAAAAGCCAAAAAGGGATTCATGTCACTCATATCTCAAGGCTTAATTTGTTGCTTTCATGTCTAACCTGAGAAATGAAACGAAAGATATATACATCATGCACACATGCCTATATGGTTGGTGCCTGCACTTGGATGTATACATGGAGCATTAACTTGCTCCTTTATTTCTCAAGCTGGGGTTGGGCCTGTATAGTAGACTACTATCCCAGCCCACTCTATATGTTTTTCCAGTATTTATTGCTTTCCAAAATGTACCAAATTTCCCAGCAGTGCTTCCTAGTCAGTACTCACTGGTACTCCATGTGTGCAATTAATATTTGGTTTCTTGGTTTTTTATCTCCACTCTAACTCGTTTCAGAACTCTCGCATTTCAAACTCGGTTTTTTCCCAATTTTATCTACACTTCAAATCAGTATAGCAATTTCCAAGCCTCTAATTCCTCTTGTACCTACCAAAAATGTTATCTAGTCAGTGCTCAATGGTGCTCCATGTGCAATTTATACTGTTTCTAGATTTTCTTAATTTCCTCATTTCATGTACGCTTCAAATCAGAAGCGATTCCCAAGCCTTTAATTCGGTACCCAACTTTCTGTTCAGCAAGTACTACAAATTTGCAGGTCAATATCAAGATGCAATGAAGTAGACTAGCTAGCTGCAGCATGTTAATTTCTTCAATTGCTTCCCACAATTAAGTCATTGAATTATTGACTTTGCAATGCAGAACTTGATGGATGGGATGCACCACCACCAGCTCCCAGCAATGCTGCAGCACCAGATGGTtgatcaccatcttcttcttccccagcaccaccaccacccccaccagcAGGCGGCCACGAGCGAGAGCGATGCCCGTGGCCCCCACGGAGGgggcaacaacaacagcagcaacaacaacgaaGAGCTGGAGATGAGCAAGTCAGGTACGGGAAGCGACAACAACCTCgacggcggggaaggcggcggcggggaggacgaTGAGCAAGAGGACCCGGCCGGGCAGCATCCCCGGAAGAAGAAGCGCTACCACCGTCACACCCAGCACCAGATCCAGGAGCTTGAGGCCTTCTTCAAGGAGTGCCCCCACCCCGACGACAAGCAGCGCAAGGAGCTCAGCCGCAGCCTCTCCCTCGAGCCCCTCCAGGTCAAGTTCTGGTTCCAGAACAAGCGCACCCAGATCAAGGTACGTAACCAAAAACCTTCATCCGTCCAGGGTCCATCCATGCACGATCCATTCCATGGTCCATAGCCCATACCATACGTCAGTGCCTCGTAATTGACGTACGTGCATGCATCCATGTCTCGCAGACGCAGCACGAGAGGCAGGAGAACACGGCACTCAGGACGGAGAACGAGAAGCTGAGGGCGGAGAACATGAGGTACAAGGAAGCGCTGGCCAACGCGTCGTGCCCAAACTGCGGCGGCCCGGCGGCCATCGGGGAGATGTCCTTCGACGAGCACCACCTGCGCGTCGAGAACGCGCGCCTCCGCGACGAGATCGACAGGATCTCCGCCATCGCCGCCAAGTACGTCGGCGGCAAGCCCGGCGCCGGGGTGGCTGTAGCCTCCGCTGCCTACCCGCCACTGCCACCGCAGTCTTCCGGCCGCTCTGCGCTCGACCACCTGGGCATGCCCAGCATGTTTGGAGGTGCTGAGTTCGATAAGCCGATGGTGATCGAGCTGGCCGTGGCTGCCATGGAGGAGCTGGTCCGGATGGCGCAGCTCGGGGAGCCTCTCTGGGTGCCATCCCTCGATGGCGAGGCGCTCGGCGAAGAGGAGTATGCTCGCGCCTTCCCACGGGGTGCACTCGGCCCCAAGTCGCCGGAGCTCCGGTCGGAGGCGTCGCGGGAGACGGACGTTGTCATCATGAACCACGTCAGCCTCGTCGAGATGCTCATGGACGTGCGTCAGTGGTCGGCGCTCTTCTCGAGCATCGTATCCCGGGCGGCCACGCTTGACGTGCTCTCCACCGGCGTCGCCGGCAATCACGACGGCGCGCTGCAGCTCATGTCCGCCGAATTTCAGATGCCATCGCCGCTGGTGCCGACGCGGGACACCCAGTTCCTGCGCTACTGCAAGCAGCATCCGGGCGGCGCATGGGCCGTCGTCGACGTCTCCCTCGACGGTCTCCGTTCCGCTGCGCGGGTGGGCGGGCACTTTCGCCGCCGCGCCTCCGGCTGCCTCATCCAGGAGATGCCCAACGGCTACTCCAAGGTGACGTGGGTGGAGCACGTCGAGGCCGGTGACGATGCCATGGTACACGATCTGTACAGGCCCCTGGTGAACTCTGGGCTGGCATTCGGCGCGCGGCGGTGGACGTCGACGCTGAAGCGGCAGTGCGAGAGGCTGGCGAGCGCTATGGCCACCGTGCCCTCCTCAGGCGGCGACGTGATCACGACGGCGGAGGGGCGGAGGAGCATGCTGAAGCTGGCGGAGAGGATGACGGCGAGCTTCTGCGGCGGGGTGACTGCGTCGACTACGCACCAGTGGACGACGCTCTCTGGCAGTGGCGCGGAGGACGTGCGCGTGATGACCCGCAAGAGCGTCGACGACCCCGGCCGCCCGCCGGGTATCATCCTCAACGCCGCCACCTCCTTCTGGCTCCCCGTCCCGCCCTCCCGCGTCTTCGGCTTCCTGCGCGACGACTCCACCCGCAGCGAATGGGACATCCTCTCCAATGGCGGCGTCGTCCAGGAGATGGCCCACATCGCCAACGGCAGCCACCACGGCAACGCCGTCTCACTCCTCCGCGTCAACGTCAGTACCTATATACACATTACTCCATTATTACTGCCTCCTGTTTCATGGCCATGGCTGACAACGACATGATCATTCCATGCAGAACGCGAACTCGAACCAGAGCAACATGCTGATCCTGCAGGAATGCTGCACGGACGCGACGGGGTCGTATGTGGTGTACGCGCCGGTGGACGTGGTGGCCATGAACGTGGTGCTCAACGGCGGGGACCCGGACTACGTGGCGCTGCTGCCGTCCGGGTTCGCCATCCTTCCTGACGGGCCGGCCGGGGCGCCGGATGCCGGCGGCTCGCTCCTCACTGTCGCCTTCCAGATCCTCGTCGACTCCGTGCCCACAGCCAAGCTCTCGCTGGGATCCGTCGCCACCGTCAACAGCCTCATTGCCTGCACCGTCGACCGCATCAAGGCCGCCGTCGTCGTCAGCCCCGGGGACAACGCCGGCGCCGCCACCAACCGGTGACCGCCATCGATCCATCGTACGCAATGGTAAGTAGTAGGTCAAGAACGAATGCATGAAGTGATCTACTATAAAATGACTGGAATTGCTGATTCGATATCATTTTACTTGGTTTTGGGCAGGAGATCAAGAGGGGCCAAGAGCGGGTCCGGAGGTTTAGCAATGTGGGAAGTCAAGAACGCACCGCAGACTCTCCTTGCCAAGTGTTGTTTGCATTGCATGCATAAtcccctttctttcttcttcccATGCATAAtcccctttctttcttcttcccATGCATAATccaatcaccaccaccaccaccaccaccacaagcaCAACACCATCATATATCGCAAGATGAAGGGACCAACCATGGAGGAACACAACCTAGGTCCTATGATCATGGCTGCAGATAGATGCACGCATTGACATGTCATAGGCTCTGAGTTGTGTTTCTTAGTTAACTAATCCCAGCTCATCTACACATTTACATGTTCGTGTTTGCTTCATAGTAGACTAAGCACAAACCCTTTATCTTAATTACGTTATCATTTGCATGCCATGACAAATTCAGAAGCACGCAAGCAGGCAACACTTTGCAAGGGCGGTTGGTTCGGGTATTGACTTCTCTTTTAGTTTTCTGTCTCTGGGCTGCCAGTCCCTCTCCAGAATGATCGTCCAGGATTAATGTGCCATCAGCTAGACTTTAGTTTGGTTAATTACATTGCCATATGTTTTGTTGTGTAGTgctccatccatctctgcatgGAGGGGTCGTCTCTTTAAACTAGACTTTCCTAAGTTTGTGTATTACGTTTGGAACTGTTTAATTTGGACCTACTTTTTGCATCCATCCATTTCAATCGGCTGGGTTGTTTGATTTATTTTTTCTTGTCCCTTGATTTGATAAAATCAAATCAAATACCAGAGAAACAACCAACATACCATTTTGATACAGTCTGACGGTTGTCTTTTTTTTCAGCTCTGAAGGACGTAAATGATCTTTTTcattttgtgaaaagattagatATATAAAGATTCATCGGAAGTATAAAACatttcaaacataataaaaattatatcgagGTCC
The sequence above is drawn from the Triticum aestivum cultivar Chinese Spring chromosome 7A, IWGSC CS RefSeq v2.1, whole genome shotgun sequence genome and encodes:
- the LOC123147440 gene encoding homeobox-leucine zipper protein ROC7 — its product is MPGGMMIPGRNMIGRSNGAGVAYASSSSSALSLGQNLMDGMHHHQLPAMLQHQMVDHHLLLPQHHHHPHQQAATSESDARGPHGGGNNNSSNNNEELEMSKSGTGSDNNLDGGEGGGGEDDEQEDPAGQHPRKKKRYHRHTQHQIQELEAFFKECPHPDDKQRKELSRSLSLEPLQVKFWFQNKRTQIKTQHERQENTALRTENEKLRAENMRYKEALANASCPNCGGPAAIGEMSFDEHHLRVENARLRDEIDRISAIAAKYVGGKPGAGVAVASAAYPPLPPQSSGRSALDHLGMPSMFGGAEFDKPMVIELAVAAMEELVRMAQLGEPLWVPSLDGEALGEEEYARAFPRGALGPKSPELRSEASRETDVVIMNHVSLVEMLMDVRQWSALFSSIVSRAATLDVLSTGVAGNHDGALQLMSAEFQMPSPLVPTRDTQFLRYCKQHPGGAWAVVDVSLDGLRSAARVGGHFRRRASGCLIQEMPNGYSKVTWVEHVEAGDDAMVHDLYRPLVNSGLAFGARRWTSTLKRQCERLASAMATVPSSGGDVITTAEGRRSMLKLAERMTASFCGGVTASTTHQWTTLSGSGAEDVRVMTRKSVDDPGRPPGIILNAATSFWLPVPPSRVFGFLRDDSTRSEWDILSNGGVVQEMAHIANGSHHGNAVSLLRVNNANSNQSNMLILQECCTDATGSYVVYAPVDVVAMNVVLNGGDPDYVALLPSGFAILPDGPAGAPDAGGSLLTVAFQILVDSVPTAKLSLGSVATVNSLIACTVDRIKAAVVVSPGDNAGAATNR